A single window of Entomoplasma ellychniae DNA harbors:
- a CDS encoding cysteine peptidase family C39 domain-containing protein: MKLIRQKTYKDCGVACVAMLVNYYYKTELDLDFIKQQSNLKDEQLSFYNIIDIANEFKIKGEAFEVDMDFEELKNKTPFIAQVINEENISHFVVVENLTELRVVILDPSCNNKKRYTFEEFISIFQNNVLLFKPNKKAFNKEYKLHWFTFKNLLSLETTLYIFISLILSILIIFETRIIKLYSSTFTNENQNLIFYSFFIMVFILNLIFKNMSEYFIFKFYEKNNQVYIKKLTYYIANNNEREFYIIYNQISWMSKFESLQITSLISSLFTNVFTLIYIGFILKEALIILLIINIIIVIIILNKNKVHIFKKEQSMDWLLILNNPSLLKNLGKENEFYEKMNNYKPMNKSQLFSTSINFLEKCSFLIIYFICWSLIKDQTLDFNSFFIILLLKSFNKSFLITFYHFNEHWQTYKTYKIKYLKLFTNQKQGLIIDKIQKVMIYEKKKNTQIMLITNQTNQIQNINLKLLNKTFEQPSVDIFINNVNIKKIDSSSLRSKIIYIKELCLTYSTIFQNITNKNKTSIDIFTNLEIKSLLQKYNIKLEKIVEPNCYTNIEAEFIQLMSIFFNKADMIILDTNFKIITKEEIKSVIKLFHELFSDKFLILP, translated from the coding sequence TTGAAATTAATTAGGCAAAAGACTTATAAAGATTGTGGAGTTGCTTGTGTTGCTATGCTTGTTAATTATTATTACAAAACAGAATTAGATTTAGATTTTATTAAACAACAATCGAATTTAAAAGACGAGCAATTAAGTTTTTATAACATTATAGATATTGCTAATGAATTTAAAATAAAAGGTGAAGCTTTTGAAGTTGATATGGATTTTGAAGAGTTGAAAAACAAAACCCCTTTCATTGCACAAGTAATTAATGAAGAAAATATTTCACACTTTGTTGTTGTTGAAAACTTAACAGAATTAAGAGTTGTAATTTTAGATCCAAGCTGCAACAATAAGAAAAGATATACTTTTGAAGAATTTATCAGTATATTTCAAAATAATGTTTTATTATTCAAACCAAACAAAAAAGCATTTAATAAAGAATATAAACTACACTGATTTACATTTAAAAATTTATTAAGTTTAGAAACTACACTTTATATATTTATAAGTTTAATATTAAGCATTCTTATAATTTTTGAAACTAGAATAATAAAACTTTATAGTTCTACTTTTACTAATGAAAACCAAAATTTAATTTTTTATTCATTTTTTATTATGGTATTTATCTTAAATTTAATTTTTAAAAACATGTCTGAGTATTTTATTTTTAAATTTTATGAAAAAAATAATCAAGTATATATTAAGAAATTGACTTATTACATCGCAAATAATAATGAAAGAGAATTTTATATAATATATAACCAAATTAGTTGAATGAGTAAGTTTGAAAGTTTACAAATAACTTCATTAATTTCATCTTTATTTACAAATGTTTTTACTTTAATTTATATAGGATTTATTTTAAAAGAAGCCCTTATTATATTACTTATTATAAATATTATAATTGTTATTATAATTTTGAATAAAAACAAGGTGCATATTTTTAAAAAAGAGCAATCTATGGATTGGCTTTTGATATTAAATAATCCTTCCCTGTTAAAAAATTTAGGGAAAGAAAATGAATTTTATGAAAAGATGAACAATTACAAACCAATGAACAAAAGTCAACTATTTTCTACTTCAATAAATTTTTTAGAGAAATGCAGTTTTTTAATAATTTATTTTATATGCTGAAGTTTGATAAAAGATCAGACACTAGATTTTAATTCTTTTTTTATAATTCTTTTACTTAAATCGTTTAATAAAAGCTTTTTAATTACTTTTTATCATTTTAATGAACATTGGCAAACGTACAAAACCTACAAAATAAAGTATCTTAAGTTATTTACTAATCAAAAACAAGGATTAATTATAGATAAAATTCAAAAAGTAATGATTTATGAAAAAAAGAAAAATACTCAAATTATGTTGATAACAAATCAAACAAATCAAATTCAAAATATTAATTTAAAATTATTGAACAAAACTTTTGAACAACCATCAGTTGATATTTTTATCAATAATGTAAATATTAAAAAGATTGATTCTTCAAGTCTTAGAAGTAAAATAATTTACATCAAAGAATTATGTTTGACTTATAGCACTATCTTTCAAAATATTACTAATAAAAATAAAACTAGCATAGATATATTTACTAATCTAGAAATAAAATCTTTACTACAAAAGTATAATATCAAACTTGAAAAAATTGTTGAACCTAATTGCTATACAAACATTGAAGCAGAGTTTATACAGTTAATGTCAATATTTTTTAATAAAGCTGATATGATAATTTTAGATACAAACTTCAAAATTATTACAAAAGAAGAAATAAAAAGTGTAATAAAATTATTCCATGAGTTATTTAGTGATAAATTTTTGATTTTACCTTAA
- the ybeY gene encoding rRNA maturation RNase YbeY has protein sequence MIDIYFSNSTNKKTKDWEKLAIELLSTAYTVLKLKNEVNLSINFVDSKEALEINKKFRNKTYIPDVLSFPIQMSKQEIEIVGIQEIGDIFICPEEAHKKSLKYNHTDKEEMAFLIVHGFLHLMGYDHEVNQEQEEIMFKLQDQILNLNNVEYKITFIEKDYLREEN, from the coding sequence ATGATAGATATTTATTTTTCAAATAGCACAAATAAGAAAACAAAAGATTGAGAAAAGTTGGCAATTGAGCTTTTAAGTACAGCTTATACAGTTTTGAAGCTAAAAAACGAAGTTAATTTATCAATTAATTTTGTGGATTCAAAAGAAGCTCTTGAAATTAATAAAAAGTTTAGAAACAAAACATATATACCTGATGTTCTTTCGTTTCCGATTCAAATGTCAAAACAAGAAATCGAAATAGTGGGAATTCAAGAAATTGGAGATATTTTTATTTGTCCTGAAGAAGCGCATAAAAAAAGTTTAAAATATAACCATACTGATAAAGAAGAAATGGCTTTTTTAATAGTTCATGGCTTTTTGCATTTAATGGGTTATGATCATGAAGTAAATCAAGAACAAGAAGAAATAATGTTTAAGCTTCAAGACCAAATATTAAATTTAAATAATGTTGAATATAAAATAACTTTTATTGAAAAAGATTACTTAAGAGAGGAGAATTAA
- the era gene encoding GTPase Era, with translation MGNIKSGFIAIVGRPNVGKSTLLNEIIGQKISIVTSKAQTTRNNIRGIKTDESSQLIFVDTPGIHTSKNQIDKFMNSSALRSMKDVDIIIFMAPADETIGKNDLFILKELEKKEVPKILVISKSDAVTKEKLFLKANEWAEFGKIFDEVLITSSIKNINIDLLIEMIKKYLPENGFLFYDAETITDQPTRFSIREIIRENILFKTGQEVPHSVAILVDEIEEDEEHVNIVASIIVERKSQKGIIIGHQGKKISDIRYKSKKQIQELYDKEITLELFVKVKENWRSSASLIKRLGYDKDKY, from the coding sequence ATGGGTAATATTAAGTCAGGATTTATTGCAATTGTTGGAAGACCTAATGTTGGTAAATCAACTTTACTAAATGAAATTATTGGGCAAAAAATATCGATTGTAACTTCAAAAGCTCAAACAACAAGAAATAATATTAGAGGAATTAAAACTGATGAAAGTTCGCAATTAATTTTTGTTGATACTCCAGGAATTCACACTTCTAAAAACCAAATTGATAAGTTTATGAATTCCTCAGCTTTAAGAAGCATGAAGGATGTTGATATTATTATCTTTATGGCTCCAGCTGATGAAACCATTGGAAAAAATGATTTATTTATATTAAAAGAATTAGAGAAAAAAGAAGTGCCTAAAATATTAGTTATTTCAAAATCAGATGCAGTTACTAAAGAGAAATTGTTTTTGAAAGCTAACGAATGGGCGGAATTTGGAAAAATATTTGATGAAGTTTTAATTACTTCGTCTATAAAAAACATTAATATAGATCTTTTGATTGAAATGATCAAAAAGTATTTGCCAGAAAATGGATTTTTATTTTATGATGCAGAAACCATTACTGATCAGCCAACTAGATTTTCAATAAGAGAAATAATTAGAGAAAATATTTTGTTTAAAACTGGGCAAGAAGTTCCTCATTCAGTTGCTATTTTAGTTGATGAAATTGAAGAAGACGAAGAGCATGTAAACATTGTTGCTTCAATCATTGTTGAACGCAAGTCTCAAAAAGGTATTATTATTGGCCATCAAGGTAAAAAAATATCTGATATTCGTTATAAGTCAAAAAAACAAATTCAAGAACTATATGACAAAGAAATCACACTTGAACTTTTTGTGAAAGTCAAAGAAAATTGAAGAAGTTCAGCATCATTAATTAAAAGATTGGGTTATGATAAGGATAAATATTAA
- the recO gene encoding DNA repair protein RecO: MSERVIKGIVLKSFDFQDFDKIVTIYSDKFGKMSFIALGVNKPTSKNMYSLNSFSFSEFEIFKSRSVYSLSKLKTGRLLESNLGLTKIYNNYLFASIISTIMLQEQHFIGKNYTIYKMLEKSINNIANNKNPFSNLVWFIFYILKFLGGEWDLSKCYVCNQKNRIYRRFDFSNYGLVCANCFDPSKEEKQSVEFIDYLMNLQKNTFNSIFHEKMNVAYEIILLRVLLTYLKDEIGIFSKSIDELLAKEIYREKEFVEYTYNVLTN, from the coding sequence ATGAGTGAAAGAGTTATTAAAGGCATTGTACTAAAAAGTTTTGATTTTCAAGATTTCGACAAAATTGTCACTATTTACTCTGATAAGTTTGGGAAAATGTCTTTTATAGCTTTAGGTGTTAATAAACCAACTTCTAAAAATATGTATTCATTAAATTCTTTTTCCTTTTCAGAATTTGAAATATTTAAATCAAGAAGTGTTTATTCATTGTCAAAGTTGAAAACAGGAAGATTGCTTGAATCCAATTTAGGTTTAACTAAAATATATAATAATTACTTGTTTGCAAGCATTATAAGCACCATTATGTTGCAAGAACAGCATTTTATAGGTAAGAACTATACAATTTATAAAATGCTTGAAAAAAGCATAAATAACATAGCTAATAATAAAAATCCTTTTTCAAATCTTGTTTGGTTTATTTTTTATATATTAAAATTTCTTGGTGGAGAATGAGATTTAAGTAAGTGTTATGTATGTAACCAAAAGAACCGTATATATAGAAGATTTGATTTCAGTAATTATGGTTTAGTTTGCGCTAATTGTTTTGACCCGTCAAAAGAAGAAAAACAATCAGTTGAGTTTATTGATTATTTAATGAATTTACAAAAAAATACTTTTAATTCAATTTTTCATGAAAAAATGAATGTAGCTTATGAAATCATCTTATTAAGAGTTTTGTTAACATATTTGAAAGATGAAATTGGAATTTTTTCAAAATCAATAGATGAATTACTAGCCAAAGAAATATACAGGGAAAAAGAGTTTGTTGAGTACACTTATAATGTGTTGACAAATTAG